In a genomic window of Leptospira hartskeerlii:
- a CDS encoding aspartate aminotransferase family protein, with product MSTGFAITQYPDVKGVYKQLHDLIRQPIRSIKKNEMEKYLQEYFEKKCSKSKTMIAEASEYIPGGVQHNLAFNYPFPLVFTKASGAHLYDLDGNKYIDFLQAGGPTVLGSNPSNIRKKVVELLETTGPVTGLFHEYELRLAEKIVEHMPSVQMFRMLGSGTEACMASIRVARLATKKKNIVKMGGAYHGWSDQLAYGLRLPGTRHFESHGIPKHVFKYTQEFYPNDLNALERTLKRNRWRGGTAAVILEPIGPESGTRPIDMDFNKGVRALCDKYGALLIFDEVVTAFRIGLSGAQGYYGITPDLTVFGKVVAGGYPSAGGLGGKKEYMKYLSAGLQTGVKKALIGGTMAANPLSSAAGYYTLLEIEKQKACEKAGKAGDRITAGLQKLIKKYNLPFVAFNQGSICHLETVGTMLLEIDVKKFWKIKSTIKEAHTRKKAMEEMGAAYMAEGIVTLAGSRLYTSAADTDAVIDDALKRFERVFQKVEGV from the coding sequence ATGTCTACCGGCTTCGCAATTACCCAATACCCAGACGTAAAAGGGGTTTATAAACAACTTCATGACCTGATTCGCCAGCCAATTCGCTCCATTAAGAAAAATGAAATGGAGAAATACCTTCAGGAATATTTTGAGAAGAAATGCTCTAAATCCAAGACTATGATCGCGGAAGCCTCCGAGTATATTCCAGGCGGAGTGCAGCATAATCTCGCATTCAATTATCCCTTCCCTCTTGTTTTCACCAAGGCATCCGGTGCCCATTTATACGATCTGGACGGGAACAAATACATAGACTTTTTGCAAGCTGGAGGTCCTACAGTTTTGGGAAGTAATCCTTCTAATATTCGTAAGAAGGTTGTAGAACTTCTGGAAACTACAGGACCTGTGACCGGTTTATTCCATGAATATGAGTTACGACTTGCGGAGAAGATCGTAGAACATATGCCTTCTGTGCAAATGTTCCGTATGTTAGGATCCGGAACAGAAGCTTGTATGGCTTCTATCCGCGTCGCAAGGCTTGCTACTAAAAAGAAAAATATCGTAAAGATGGGCGGAGCATATCACGGTTGGAGTGACCAACTTGCTTATGGACTTCGTCTTCCAGGCACAAGACATTTTGAGTCTCACGGAATTCCTAAACATGTTTTCAAATATACTCAAGAATTCTATCCAAATGATCTAAACGCATTAGAAAGAACCTTAAAAAGAAACCGTTGGAGAGGCGGTACTGCCGCAGTGATCCTGGAACCGATAGGACCAGAAAGCGGAACTCGCCCGATAGATATGGATTTCAATAAAGGAGTCAGGGCACTTTGCGACAAATACGGAGCATTACTAATTTTTGATGAAGTTGTTACTGCATTTCGTATCGGCCTAAGCGGCGCTCAAGGTTATTATGGTATTACTCCTGATCTAACCGTATTCGGGAAAGTGGTTGCTGGTGGTTATCCTTCTGCAGGTGGATTGGGCGGAAAGAAGGAATACATGAAGTATCTTTCCGCAGGACTCCAAACAGGTGTCAAAAAGGCTCTGATCGGTGGAACCATGGCAGCAAACCCTCTTAGTTCAGCCGCAGGTTATTATACTCTTCTTGAAATCGAAAAACAAAAGGCCTGCGAAAAAGCAGGAAAAGCAGGAGATAGGATCACTGCCGGTTTACAAAAACTAATTAAGAAGTATAATCTACCTTTCGTAGCATTCAACCAAGGATCGATCTGCCATTTAGAAACAGTTGGAACCATGCTTTTAGAGATCGATGTCAAAAAATTCTGGAAGATCAAGTCTACGATCAAAGAAGCTCATACTCGCAAAAAAGCGATGGAAGAGATGGGAGCAGCTTACATGGCAGAAGGTATCGTTACTCTCGCTGGAAGCCGTTTGTATACAAGCGCTGCGGATACGGATGCAGTGATCGACGATGCATTAAAAAGATTCGAAAGAGTTTTCCAAAAAGTCGAAGGTGTATAG
- a CDS encoding TetR/AcrR family transcriptional regulator, whose translation MAEFTSSKYNRDTFDKIPEEKRTRILSVAIAEFANRGFNNANTNIIAKKAGISVGSLYKYFDTKEDFFLTAVGYGIHQLEKTLEEVLSEESDLFGKIERILRIIQKHSRENRDIIRLYNEITAEGNSELIRGLSSDMETVSAKVYTSLLAEAKKSGSVGKDVDEKIFAFCIDNLFMILQFSYATEYYRERMKVYLGKDIDNDEKVVKGIMSFIRRAIEKK comes from the coding sequence GTGGCCGAATTTACCTCATCAAAATACAATAGAGATACTTTTGATAAGATCCCGGAAGAAAAAAGGACCAGGATACTTTCCGTTGCGATCGCAGAATTTGCAAACCGAGGTTTCAATAATGCGAACACTAATATTATCGCGAAGAAGGCCGGCATCAGCGTCGGGTCCTTATACAAATACTTTGATACAAAAGAAGATTTTTTTCTTACCGCCGTCGGTTACGGGATCCATCAGTTAGAAAAGACTTTAGAAGAAGTTCTAAGCGAAGAAAGTGATCTTTTCGGTAAGATAGAAAGAATATTAAGAATTATCCAAAAACATTCGAGAGAGAATAGAGATATCATTCGTTTATACAATGAGATCACTGCGGAAGGAAATTCTGAACTGATCCGAGGACTTTCCTCAGATATGGAAACTGTTTCTGCAAAAGTATATACGTCCTTATTGGCAGAAGCGAAAAAGTCCGGATCTGTAGGCAAAGATGTAGACGAGAAAATTTTTGCTTTCTGTATCGATAATCTTTTTATGATACTCCAATTCTCTTACGCTACAGAGTATTATCGCGAAAGAATGAAGGTCTATTTGGGAAAAGACATTGATAATGATGAGAAGGTCGTAAAAGGGATAATGTCTTTTATTCGCAGGGCGATAGAGAAGAAATGA
- a CDS encoding OprO/OprP family phosphate-selective porin gives MLSFLLSSIAVFGEEQTIYLKNGQILRGEVIHQTATSIQIKITDGKIRQLNKIEIQRVSYKEPTTKELKDSEDKLKQKTQEPQPPIVEPSPQEPPKKNVTNFQLDQTKRHDLEIFGGIGYGYYKPDSETFLLRMQNTLNLLTASNPTITEKPSYKAGLSNHYGLTYTYRRLSGSFSGSNFRSDTTLNTLTINSANEFNTTNGTFPEKQTTIKADISYLAFTNSRFDLRPSVGYFQFWGNTDDTNTSLKAYSSSGLYLYGNYFFQVFEQMKGPSLGLKSTIRTGERIENRIELYYLSLKGNQDNTIHATVFPDSSSAFYGEVAQKSAWSAKGFQLSYKFVYRITPVFSLWAGISAYEWKYNLDQTSNEIRYAFDSSTPRAPGDALLNDLLQTAIGKGATSVSKSNSLDFGVMYRLDFLRQ, from the coding sequence TTGTTATCTTTTCTTCTGTCATCAATCGCAGTTTTTGGCGAAGAACAGACAATCTATTTGAAGAATGGACAAATCTTAAGAGGAGAGGTCATACATCAGACTGCGACTTCCATTCAGATCAAAATTACAGACGGCAAAATTAGGCAATTAAATAAAATAGAGATCCAAAGGGTAAGCTATAAAGAGCCCACAACAAAGGAGTTAAAGGATTCCGAAGACAAGTTGAAACAAAAAACTCAAGAACCGCAACCTCCCATAGTGGAACCGTCTCCGCAGGAGCCACCTAAGAAAAATGTAACGAATTTTCAGTTGGATCAAACCAAAAGACACGACTTAGAAATTTTCGGAGGTATAGGATACGGATATTACAAACCTGATTCGGAAACATTTCTACTTAGAATGCAAAATACCCTAAACCTGCTGACAGCAAGTAATCCGACCATAACAGAAAAGCCGAGTTACAAAGCAGGACTTTCCAACCACTACGGCCTAACTTACACGTATCGAAGACTTTCTGGATCCTTCTCTGGCAGTAATTTCCGTTCGGACACTACACTGAACACTCTAACAATTAATTCAGCAAACGAGTTCAATACAACTAACGGAACTTTTCCAGAAAAACAAACCACAATAAAAGCTGATATATCCTACCTTGCATTTACGAACTCTCGTTTTGATCTGAGACCAAGCGTCGGCTATTTTCAATTTTGGGGAAATACCGACGATACCAATACCAGCTTAAAGGCATACTCTTCTTCCGGCTTGTATTTATATGGAAATTATTTCTTTCAGGTCTTCGAACAAATGAAGGGGCCTTCTTTAGGTCTAAAATCTACGATCAGGACAGGAGAAAGGATCGAAAATAGGATCGAACTATATTACTTATCTCTAAAGGGAAATCAGGATAATACAATACACGCGACTGTCTTTCCCGATTCCTCTTCCGCTTTTTATGGAGAAGTTGCACAAAAATCCGCATGGTCCGCGAAAGGATTTCAGTTATCCTATAAATTCGTGTATAGAATTACGCCGGTGTTTTCCCTCTGGGCGGGCATCTCGGCTTATGAATGGAAATACAATTTGGATCAGACTTCGAACGAGATCAGATACGCTTTCGATTCTTCCACACCTAGGGCGCCAGGCGACGCATTATTAAATGATCTACTTCAGACCGCAATCGGGAAAGGAGCTACATCTGTCAGCAAATCAAACTCTTTGGATTTCGGAGTAATGTATAGATTGGATTTTTTACGCCAATAA
- a CDS encoding LA_0442/LA_0875 N-terminal domain-containing protein, which translates to MKLYLVRFLLPFATLMIPVVSLFAEMKTIYLKNGQVIRAEILQQTATSILIKTTEGKTLQLNKSEINTVSFNEPTKLPQEEKKPVQAEQAPSPQIAEVPKPAVNFHIDQLKRNDLEVYFGLGAGRYSPETQGLPVQIQNKVGLASGTLPTVIDKPTHSPELSQTYGAIYTWRRWSGGITGSHLGNRSTYDSHSYASGMIHSTGSFPERQSSLKNELSFLAFTNERFDLRPTIGYQYFWGQSQDTNLSTSYYIDSGLYLYSQGVMKFNETLKGYTVGLKATIRMGERWENRLEYHNLTLSGNQDGSIVSFLVPANLSQVALYRQGQNVSWNANGFQLLYRLVYRITPTISVYAGLQFYEWKYSLNSDFQYIYSSKDGLIGVDLSNPSAYLIQQKLMEAIGKTIHSESRSAILEFGMMKRFELN; encoded by the coding sequence ATGAAGTTGTATCTTGTTCGGTTCCTTCTACCATTTGCTACATTGATGATCCCGGTGGTTTCTTTGTTTGCGGAAATGAAAACCATCTATTTAAAAAATGGTCAGGTCATTCGTGCGGAAATATTACAGCAGACTGCAACCAGTATATTGATCAAAACTACGGAAGGAAAAACGTTACAATTAAACAAATCTGAGATTAATACAGTTAGCTTCAATGAGCCCACTAAACTTCCTCAGGAAGAAAAAAAGCCAGTCCAGGCAGAACAAGCTCCTTCTCCTCAAATCGCAGAAGTCCCGAAACCCGCAGTAAATTTCCATATAGATCAGCTAAAACGAAATGATCTAGAGGTTTACTTCGGATTAGGAGCGGGAAGATATTCTCCGGAAACTCAAGGGCTTCCTGTACAAATCCAAAACAAAGTTGGGTTAGCTTCCGGAACTCTTCCTACTGTAATCGATAAGCCTACACATTCTCCTGAATTATCCCAAACTTATGGAGCAATTTATACTTGGAGAAGATGGTCCGGAGGGATCACCGGATCGCATTTAGGCAACAGAAGCACCTATGATAGTCATTCTTACGCAAGCGGAATGATCCATAGCACTGGGAGTTTTCCGGAAAGACAAAGTTCTTTGAAAAACGAATTGTCCTTTCTCGCATTTACAAACGAAAGATTCGATCTAAGGCCCACAATCGGTTACCAATACTTCTGGGGACAATCTCAAGATACGAATCTATCCACATCCTACTATATCGATAGCGGTTTATATCTATATTCTCAAGGTGTAATGAAGTTCAACGAAACTCTTAAAGGTTATACAGTCGGACTAAAAGCAACCATCAGAATGGGAGAGAGATGGGAAAATAGATTAGAATATCATAATCTAACTTTATCTGGAAACCAAGATGGAAGTATTGTATCTTTTCTCGTACCAGCGAATCTGTCTCAGGTAGCACTTTATAGACAAGGCCAGAATGTCTCTTGGAATGCAAACGGCTTCCAGCTTCTCTATCGGCTAGTTTATAGGATTACTCCTACTATTTCGGTTTACGCTGGATTGCAATTTTATGAGTGGAAATATAGTCTGAACTCCGATTTCCAATATATTTATTCATCCAAAGACGGATTGATTGGAGTGGATTTAAGTAATCCGAGTGCATATCTAATTCAACAAAAGTTAATGGAAGCCATAGGTAAAACGATCCATTCGGAAAGTAGATCTGCGATTTTGGAATTTGGGATGATGAAGAGGTTTGAGTTAAATTAG
- a CDS encoding LA_0442/LA_0875 N-terminal domain-containing protein — protein sequence MILLLSSPIVELFAEQQTIYMRNGQILRGEVIQQTATTMQIKMDDGKIKQLNKKEIQRVSYREPTVQEKKESEEKLKQQTAVAEEPPPPIPEPTKKPEPEIDKAASPYAIDQIKRKDIEVFFGAGLGTYRPPTESYSNQLGAKFSALSGFPIDVDDPSYKRSLAYSLGLIYYWKKFAFGLSGNNFSGETSARLKVYSNNGSLQEIAGTFPEKQSSLKADISYLAYSNQRIDLRPSFGYSQFWGKTEDTNTISTGYNGNDLTSFFKNNYYFLEKLKGPSIGLKTTVRQGERWEHRIELHYLILSGAQYGNGDTAMFNTPNFFDYGVTRQSIQWDAKGFNFSYKLFYKWTTTLSFWVGIQAFEWKYSVKSFEQSFSGLGNINNPSPIDQEVVINFLLNSVAKSVPATSKASSLEFGVMKRFELSQ from the coding sequence TTGATCCTTTTATTATCTTCCCCCATTGTCGAACTGTTCGCTGAACAGCAGACAATCTATATGAGGAACGGACAGATCTTACGTGGGGAGGTCATCCAACAAACTGCAACCACAATGCAAATCAAAATGGACGATGGAAAGATCAAACAACTCAATAAGAAAGAGATACAGAGAGTTAGCTACAGAGAACCTACCGTCCAAGAAAAGAAAGAATCGGAAGAAAAATTAAAACAACAAACTGCAGTTGCAGAAGAACCTCCTCCACCTATTCCCGAACCGACTAAAAAGCCGGAACCTGAAATAGATAAAGCTGCAAGTCCATACGCGATCGACCAAATTAAAAGAAAAGATATAGAAGTATTCTTCGGAGCGGGCCTCGGAACATATCGCCCTCCTACGGAATCCTATTCAAATCAATTAGGAGCAAAGTTCAGCGCTCTCTCAGGCTTTCCAATCGACGTAGACGATCCAAGTTATAAACGAAGTCTTGCCTACAGTCTAGGGCTTATCTATTATTGGAAAAAATTCGCGTTCGGATTAAGCGGAAATAATTTCAGCGGCGAAACTTCTGCAAGACTAAAAGTATATTCTAACAATGGAAGCCTGCAAGAGATTGCAGGAACATTTCCGGAAAAACAAAGTTCATTAAAGGCCGATATTTCCTATCTCGCTTATAGTAATCAAAGGATTGATCTAAGACCTAGCTTTGGTTATTCTCAGTTTTGGGGGAAGACAGAGGATACTAATACAATTTCGACCGGCTATAATGGAAATGATCTTACTTCTTTCTTTAAAAACAATTATTACTTTTTGGAAAAGTTAAAAGGTCCATCTATCGGATTAAAAACTACAGTTAGACAAGGGGAAAGATGGGAGCATAGAATAGAATTGCATTATCTAATTCTTTCTGGCGCTCAATATGGCAACGGTGATACGGCCATGTTCAATACTCCGAATTTTTTCGATTATGGAGTAACGAGGCAAAGTATACAATGGGATGCGAAAGGATTCAATTTTTCTTATAAACTATTCTATAAATGGACAACCACTCTTTCTTTTTGGGTAGGAATCCAAGCATTCGAATGGAAATATTCTGTAAAATCATTTGAACAATCTTTCAGCGGCTTAGGAAATATAAATAACCCTAGCCCCATCGACCAAGAAGTGGTTATAAATTTTCTATTAAATTCCGTAGCTAAATCTGTGCCTGCTACAAGCAAAGCTTCCTCCTTAGAATTCGGAGTAATGAAAAGATTCGAGTTATCTCAGTAA
- a CDS encoding ComF family protein, whose translation MNKLKSNNEYPVSIFLSLGIRRTLRELRTLGLDACVLLPSYSKNKIFHPDLRPFSPSSRLYEETKRILKIPLIDPLIKTSQERQAGKSFSERFFHAYSAWKIKPNWEDRCPSKILLLDDVFTTGASVNEASRILKKNGAKSVYILTYLRVSD comes from the coding sequence TTGAACAAGCTGAAATCCAATAACGAATATCCGGTTTCAATTTTTCTTTCACTCGGGATCAGAAGGACTTTGAGAGAATTGCGAACTTTAGGTCTGGACGCGTGTGTCCTTCTTCCTAGTTACTCTAAAAATAAAATTTTCCATCCGGATCTTAGACCATTCTCCCCAAGTAGCAGATTATATGAAGAAACAAAAAGAATATTAAAAATTCCTTTAATAGATCCATTGATAAAGACAAGTCAGGAAAGACAGGCAGGTAAAAGTTTTTCGGAAAGATTTTTTCACGCGTATTCTGCCTGGAAAATAAAACCGAATTGGGAGGACCGTTGTCCTTCTAAGATACTATTATTGGACGACGTTTTTACGACAGGCGCGAGTGTGAATGAAGCGAGTCGGATTTTAAAGAAGAATGGTGCAAAGTCAGTTTACATTCTAACCTATCTTAGAGTCTCAGATTAA
- the dinB gene encoding DNA polymerase IV: protein MVRKILHVDMDAFYASVEQRDNPSYRGKPLIVGGPPDSRGVVCAASYEARKFGVRSAMPCSQAARLCPSGIFVTPRFEAYRKVSSKIRQIFLEYTDLVEMLSLDEAFLDVTQNKKNIPYASQIAKEIRERIYEETQLTASAGVSINKFLAKIATDQNKPNGMTIVRPEQAEKFIESLDVSVFPGIGKVTLKKMHALGIKKGKDLKEKSLEMLDQNFGKSGRWFYAVCRGLDDRPVEPFRERKSLGAESTFAKDLENGPEIFRELSDIAEELERRLLQKPFPGKTITLKVKFSDFTQKTRSITEDYSYLDKNELYRIGSKLLEEFILESGKAIFPIRLLGLSLSHPESTSKNSQIRIEEQEDLFPSLF from the coding sequence ATGGTCCGAAAAATTCTACATGTCGATATGGATGCGTTTTACGCTTCGGTAGAACAAAGGGATAATCCAAGTTATCGGGGCAAGCCTCTCATTGTAGGAGGTCCTCCTGATTCTAGAGGAGTGGTATGCGCTGCAAGTTATGAGGCAAGAAAATTCGGAGTTCGTTCTGCTATGCCCTGTTCTCAGGCGGCAAGGCTTTGTCCTTCCGGGATCTTTGTAACTCCTCGTTTCGAAGCGTATAGAAAAGTATCTTCTAAGATCAGACAGATCTTCTTAGAATACACAGATCTTGTGGAGATGCTTTCCTTGGACGAAGCATTTTTGGATGTAACTCAGAATAAGAAAAATATTCCATATGCAAGTCAGATTGCAAAAGAGATCAGAGAGAGAATTTACGAAGAGACTCAGTTAACCGCGTCCGCAGGAGTTTCTATTAATAAGTTTTTAGCCAAGATTGCAACAGACCAAAACAAACCAAACGGAATGACAATCGTTCGTCCGGAACAAGCCGAAAAATTTATAGAGTCCCTGGATGTTTCCGTATTTCCCGGGATCGGAAAAGTTACATTAAAGAAAATGCATGCACTTGGGATAAAAAAAGGAAAAGACCTAAAAGAAAAAAGCCTGGAGATGTTGGACCAAAACTTCGGCAAATCGGGTCGTTGGTTTTATGCGGTATGCAGAGGTTTGGACGATAGACCGGTAGAACCGTTTAGAGAAAGAAAATCTTTAGGAGCGGAATCTACTTTTGCTAAAGATCTAGAAAATGGCCCTGAGATATTTAGAGAACTTTCGGATATCGCGGAGGAATTGGAGAGAAGATTACTTCAAAAACCTTTCCCCGGAAAAACGATCACTCTTAAAGTAAAATTTTCTGACTTCACCCAAAAAACCAGAAGTATCACCGAAGATTATTCCTATCTGGACAAAAACGAATTGTACCGGATCGGATCCAAACTTTTAGAGGAATTCATATTAGAATCCGGTAAAGCGATATTTCCGATCCGTCTTTTGGGCTTAAGTCTTTCTCATCCGGAAAGCACTTCTAAAAATTCTCAAATCAGAATTGAAGAGCAAGAGGATCTATTTCCTTCTCTATTCTAA
- a CDS encoding RecQ family ATP-dependent DNA helicase, translated as MSANTGTASSSIEDWKKILHTHFGFSQFRQGQWEAIQALLERRDVLAILPTGGGKSLIYQLPSFAEASSLTIVISPLIALMKDQVDGLKARGIQAAYCNSTQDDLEQVRVLSSAATGKIRILYISPERAVSRSFLNLLPKLPVSLMAVDEAHCVSQWGHDFRPEYRKLHTLRSYLQEGTPWVALTATATDRVKKDISDSLGLKLPLHVQGTYARENLKFSVVYPDSEREKENLLLEILEKGNFQKSVSGKVIIYCSTRAKVDEIYELLRKSGYKVGKYHAGRTDSSREKTQEGYTSGKTNILVATNAFGMGLDSPNVRLVLHYQVPSSLESYYQEAGRAGRDGKNSDCVLFFLPGDLSVQSFLLSKEANYKGGETLLSHVKSYVSSSDCRQKILCDYFGEQISNCGSCDTCADSASSHSARLAYTERERLKAEKKKEKESHIFNPDEIKSVEGLISEYPAKFGKKIIAGTLRGAKSKDILRRRLDKSEYYSSLKHIPEESILKLLEDWQKTKKLSVKGDKYPKIYLTSFGKPKTSFDDTEKPRKKIPLSGDKLILNELKNFRDRIARRNKWKKFMVLQNPVLVRIVSQRPESLEDLMAIKGMGEAKVRQYGKEILSILEKF; from the coding sequence TTGTCTGCAAACACTGGAACAGCCTCGTCTTCGATAGAGGATTGGAAAAAGATCCTACATACCCATTTCGGATTTTCTCAATTCAGGCAAGGCCAATGGGAAGCAATCCAAGCATTATTGGAAAGAAGGGATGTACTAGCAATTCTTCCTACCGGCGGCGGAAAATCACTTATCTACCAACTACCTTCCTTTGCAGAGGCAAGTTCTCTTACGATCGTAATCTCTCCATTGATCGCGCTTATGAAAGACCAAGTCGATGGATTAAAAGCAAGAGGGATCCAAGCTGCTTATTGCAATTCTACTCAGGACGATCTCGAACAAGTAAGGGTTTTATCTTCCGCAGCAACAGGAAAGATTAGAATATTATATATTTCTCCTGAACGAGCAGTCTCTCGCTCTTTCTTAAATTTACTTCCAAAACTTCCAGTGAGTTTGATGGCTGTGGATGAGGCCCATTGTGTTTCACAATGGGGGCACGATTTTCGCCCTGAATACAGAAAACTTCATACGTTACGTTCTTATTTACAAGAAGGGACTCCTTGGGTAGCTCTGACTGCTACGGCAACCGACAGAGTCAAAAAGGATATTTCGGATAGTTTGGGATTAAAGCTCCCTTTGCATGTGCAAGGCACCTATGCCAGAGAGAATTTGAAATTCTCCGTAGTATACCCTGACTCGGAAAGAGAAAAGGAAAATCTACTTTTAGAAATATTAGAAAAAGGTAACTTTCAGAAATCAGTTTCAGGCAAGGTGATCATATACTGCTCCACTCGCGCAAAAGTGGACGAAATTTACGAACTTCTCCGCAAATCAGGATATAAAGTGGGCAAGTACCACGCAGGAAGAACGGATTCCAGCAGAGAAAAAACGCAAGAAGGATATACATCCGGAAAAACGAATATACTCGTTGCCACAAATGCATTCGGAATGGGATTGGACAGTCCGAATGTACGATTAGTTCTCCACTATCAAGTGCCTTCTTCTTTGGAAAGTTATTATCAGGAGGCGGGAAGAGCAGGGAGAGACGGTAAAAATTCGGATTGTGTGTTATTCTTCTTACCCGGCGACTTAAGCGTCCAAAGTTTTCTTTTATCAAAGGAAGCAAATTATAAGGGAGGAGAAACCCTACTCTCTCATGTAAAATCTTACGTAAGTTCTTCTGACTGCAGACAAAAGATCTTATGTGATTATTTCGGAGAACAAATTTCCAATTGCGGATCTTGTGATACTTGTGCAGACTCGGCATCCTCTCATTCCGCAAGACTTGCTTATACTGAGAGAGAAAGATTAAAGGCGGAAAAGAAGAAGGAAAAGGAATCTCACATTTTCAATCCTGATGAGATCAAATCGGTAGAAGGATTGATATCTGAATATCCCGCAAAATTCGGCAAAAAGATCATCGCAGGTACATTGAGAGGTGCAAAATCCAAGGATATACTTCGGAGAAGGTTAGATAAGTCCGAATATTATTCTTCTTTAAAACATATTCCCGAAGAATCCATTCTTAAACTTTTGGAAGATTGGCAGAAGACAAAGAAGCTTTCCGTTAAAGGGGATAAATATCCCAAAATTTATCTGACTTCATTCGGAAAACCTAAAACATCTTTCGATGATACTGAAAAACCTCGCAAAAAAATACCGCTTAGCGGGGACAAACTTATTCTGAACGAACTCAAAAACTTCAGAGACAGGATCGCGAGACGTAATAAATGGAAGAAGTTTATGGTGCTCCAAAATCCTGTACTTGTCAGGATCGTCTCTCAAAGACCGGAAAGCCTGGAAGACCTTATGGCGATTAAAGGTATGGGAGAAGCCAAAGTTAGACAATACGGGAAAGAAATTTTATCTATTTTAGAGAAGTTTTAA